The following are from one region of the Ischnura elegans chromosome X, ioIscEleg1.1, whole genome shotgun sequence genome:
- the LOC124170704 gene encoding uncharacterized protein LOC124170704, which produces MERRRNFRINVPLNQSRAQSLVRLALRRMRQRIRDEIIQVADENPIRPVHTPGPGGDSPQRAREPVAEEEREAAPVQEREADQENGGHEQADRQLADGGGGDGNGQPRD; this is translated from the coding sequence ATGGAAAGACGAAGGAATTTTCGCATCAACGTACCGCTGAACCAGTCACGGGCCCAGTCCTTGGTCCGATTGGCGCTAAGAAGAATGCGCCAGCGAATCCGCGATGAGATCATCCAGGTAGCCGATGAGAACCCCATCCGGCCTGTGCACACACCTGGCCCTGGCGGGGACTCACCCCAGAGGGCGAGGGAGCCAGTCGCTGAAGAAGAGCGGGAAGCTGCACCGGTGCAGGAAAGGGAAGCGGATCAAGAGAACGGTGGCCATGAGCAGGCCGACCGACAATTAGCAGACGGTGGTGGCGGTGACGGGAATGGCCAGCCTCGTGATTAG